From one Reyranella humidisoli genomic stretch:
- a CDS encoding DMT family transporter: MPLWIPITVAAALCQNIRTTMQQKIRGILSVDGANFVRYLYGAPLALGMLAFLVFVTGRHVPSISLHFLLLVTIAGVAQIVATSLMIHAFSLRNFAVGTVYSKTETVFVALFATFIAGEPLKLGAWAGILVCLGGVAILSVRGKFSDVRGVLADLTHKGALFGILSGAIFAIAAGTIREASKLLPEGDFMVRGITVLACMNTIQVVLMGLYLFRRDRPQLSKVWFNWRSSIWVGIFSVLGSAGWALAMTLENAALVRAVGQIELVFTFISSRLILKERPSLGEWIGSILVVGGVVLILVTR; encoded by the coding sequence GTGCCGCTCTGGATACCGATCACCGTCGCTGCCGCTCTGTGCCAGAACATCCGCACGACGATGCAGCAGAAGATTCGCGGCATCCTGAGCGTCGATGGCGCAAACTTCGTCCGCTATCTCTACGGCGCGCCGCTGGCACTGGGCATGCTGGCCTTCCTGGTGTTCGTGACCGGCCGGCACGTCCCCTCGATCTCGCTGCATTTCCTGCTGCTGGTGACCATCGCGGGGGTCGCCCAGATCGTGGCGACCTCGCTGATGATCCACGCATTCTCGCTGCGAAACTTCGCCGTCGGCACGGTCTATTCCAAGACCGAGACGGTGTTCGTCGCCTTGTTCGCGACCTTCATCGCGGGAGAGCCGCTGAAGCTCGGCGCCTGGGCGGGTATCCTGGTCTGCCTGGGCGGCGTCGCCATCCTGAGCGTGCGCGGCAAGTTCTCCGACGTGCGCGGCGTACTGGCCGACCTCACGCACAAGGGCGCGCTGTTCGGCATCCTCTCCGGAGCGATTTTCGCGATCGCCGCGGGGACGATCCGCGAGGCTTCGAAGCTCTTGCCCGAGGGCGACTTCATGGTGCGCGGCATCACCGTGCTCGCCTGCATGAACACGATCCAGGTCGTGCTGATGGGCCTCTACCTGTTCCGGCGCGACCGGCCGCAGCTCTCGAAGGTCTGGTTCAACTGGCGGTCCTCGATCTGGGTCGGCATCTTCAGCGTGCTGGGATCGGCCGGCTGGGCGCTGGCCATGACCCTCGAGAACGCGGCGCTGGTGCGCGCGGTCGGCCAGATCGAGTTGGTCTTCACCTTCATCTCCTCCCGCCTCATCCTCAAGGAGCGGCCGTCCCTCGGCGAGTGGATCGGCAGCATCCTCGTGGTCGGCGGCGTCGTCCTCATCCTTGTAACCCGGTGA
- a CDS encoding quinone-dependent dihydroorotate dehydrogenase, with product MAVWYPLLDLALSRLDAEAAHGLAIRALKSGLLPGDRRADPPSLTTKIWGRSLPNPIGLAAGFDKNAEVADAMLAQGFGLVEIGSVTPRPQEGNPRPRLFRLPEDRGVINRMGFPGHGLEAARARLAARPRRGFVGVNIGANKDSTDRAADYVTGCVALAPYADYLVCNVSSPNTPGLRNLQGRMELAGLLKRVQDAIAAKPVPLVVKIAPDASDDDLDDIVFVCRDLKLDGIIIGNTTLSRPPTLRSQRRGETGGLSGAPLTALSTEVLRKTAQRTERQFPLIGCGGIGSGADAYAKIRAGAALVQLYSAMVYEGPPLIRRIKDELAALLARDGFSSVSDAVGADVRR from the coding sequence ATGGCCGTCTGGTACCCGCTCCTCGATCTCGCCCTCTCCCGTCTCGACGCAGAGGCCGCGCACGGCCTGGCGATCCGTGCCCTGAAAAGCGGGCTGTTGCCGGGCGACCGGCGCGCCGATCCGCCATCTCTGACGACGAAGATCTGGGGCCGCTCCCTGCCCAATCCGATCGGCCTCGCCGCCGGTTTCGACAAGAATGCCGAGGTGGCCGACGCCATGCTCGCACAGGGCTTCGGTCTGGTGGAAATCGGCAGCGTCACGCCGCGGCCGCAGGAAGGCAATCCGCGCCCCCGTCTGTTCCGGCTGCCGGAGGATCGCGGCGTCATCAACCGCATGGGCTTTCCCGGCCACGGCCTGGAGGCCGCCCGCGCCCGCCTCGCCGCCCGCCCCCGGCGCGGCTTCGTCGGCGTCAATATCGGCGCCAACAAGGACAGTACCGACCGTGCCGCCGACTACGTGACCGGCTGCGTGGCACTCGCGCCCTATGCCGATTACCTCGTCTGCAACGTTTCCTCACCCAACACGCCGGGCCTGCGCAATCTGCAGGGTCGGATGGAACTCGCCGGCCTGCTGAAGCGCGTGCAGGACGCGATCGCGGCCAAGCCGGTGCCGCTGGTCGTGAAGATCGCGCCCGACGCGAGCGACGACGATCTTGACGACATCGTCTTCGTCTGCCGCGACCTCAAGCTCGACGGCATCATCATCGGCAACACCACCCTGTCGCGGCCGCCCACGCTGCGGTCGCAGCGCCGGGGTGAGACCGGCGGCCTGTCGGGCGCACCGCTCACGGCCCTGTCGACGGAAGTCCTGCGCAAGACCGCGCAACGGACGGAGCGCCAGTTCCCCCTGATCGGTTGCGGCGGAATCGGCTCCGGGGCCGATGCCTATGCCAAGATCCGGGCGGGCGCGGCCCTGGTGCAGCTCTATTCGGCCATGGTCTATGAGGGCCCGCCGCTCATCCGTCGCATCAAGGACGAACTGGCGGCCCTGCTGGCCCGCGACGGCTTCTCGTCGGTCTCCGATGCAGTCGGGGCAGACGTTCGGCGTTAG